In Lacibacter sp. H375, one DNA window encodes the following:
- a CDS encoding glycosyltransferase family 2 protein, producing MFNNKKVIVVLPAYNAAKTLEITYSEIPFEIVDEVVLVDDASKDETVAKAKELGIKHIVSHEKNKGYGGNQKSCYNKALELGGDIVVMLHPDYQYTPMLLHAMISIIGNNVYPVVFGSRILGNGALKGGMPMYKYIANRFLTFTQNILLGQKLSEYHTGYRAFSREVLQNIKYQECNDDFVFDNEMAAQIFYKGYQIGEVTCPTKYFEEASSINFSRSMKYGLGCLKTSLVYRLCKWGLMKSNLY from the coding sequence ATGTTCAATAACAAGAAAGTCATCGTGGTATTGCCGGCGTACAATGCGGCTAAAACATTAGAGATCACTTACAGCGAGATCCCATTCGAAATTGTGGACGAAGTGGTGCTGGTGGATGATGCCAGTAAAGATGAAACAGTTGCTAAAGCCAAAGAGCTGGGCATTAAACATATTGTGAGCCACGAAAAGAACAAAGGTTACGGCGGTAACCAGAAAAGTTGTTACAACAAGGCGCTGGAGCTTGGTGGCGATATTGTGGTGATGTTGCACCCCGATTATCAGTACACACCAATGTTGTTACATGCCATGATCAGTATTATTGGGAACAATGTTTACCCGGTGGTGTTTGGCAGCCGCATTTTGGGTAACGGTGCCTTGAAAGGCGGCATGCCGATGTATAAATACATTGCCAATCGGTTTTTGACATTCACACAAAACATATTACTGGGTCAGAAGTTATCTGAATATCATACCGGTTATCGTGCTTTCAGCAGGGAAGTGTTACAAAACATCAAGTACCAGGAATGCAATGATGATTTTGTGTTTGATAATGAAATGGCCGCACAGATCTTTTACAAAGGTTACCAGATCGGCGAAGTAACCTGCCCCACAAAATATTTTGAAGAAGCCAGCAGTATCAACTTCAGTCGTAGTATGAAATATGGGTTGGGCTGTTTAAAAACATCACTTGTATATCGATTGTGTAAATGGGGATTAATGAAGAGCAACCTGTACTAA
- a CDS encoding TlpA family protein disulfide reductase: MKRSLFFIILVFVFMNASSQPLNKISKDRNGNPMLEGCCTREALLQEPFASWFIPGYNGYKVDSATAVQLKPFIGNKTFVLFLGTWCGDSKREVPRLYKIFDYCGIQPEQVKLVMVSNHDTAYKKSPTHEEQGKNILRVPTLLVLENGNEINRFVEYPVESLEKDLLHMLSRNGYKHAYDKSK; this comes from the coding sequence ATGAAACGATCATTGTTTTTCATCATACTCGTATTTGTATTTATGAATGCCTCATCACAACCTTTGAATAAGATCAGTAAAGACCGTAACGGGAATCCAATGCTTGAAGGTTGTTGCACAAGGGAAGCATTGTTGCAGGAACCATTTGCATCATGGTTTATCCCCGGCTATAATGGTTACAAGGTTGATAGTGCAACAGCAGTTCAACTTAAGCCATTTATAGGAAATAAAACCTTTGTCCTGTTCCTTGGCACATGGTGTGGTGATAGTAAGCGTGAAGTACCACGTCTGTACAAAATTTTTGATTATTGTGGTATACAACCTGAACAGGTAAAGTTGGTGATGGTAAGTAATCATGATACAGCGTACAAAAAAAGTCCAACACACGAAGAGCAGGGAAAGAATATTCTGCGTGTACCAACATTGCTGGTGTTGGAAAATGGAAATGAGATTAACCGTTTTGTTGAATATCCTGTTGAAAGTTTAGAAAAAGATCTGCTGCATATGTTATCACGCAACGGGTATAAACATGCTTACGATAAATCGAAGTAG
- the ade gene encoding adenine deaminase has translation MASLIITSNIVDLFSQTVFYGSVTAENGIITAISQLSSEIKEGESFILPGFIDSHVHIESSMLVPSEFAKLAVVHGTVATVSDPHEIANVCGMAGVEFMIENGKTVPFKFNFGAPSCVPATAFETAGAVLNAADVKALLQKDEIKYLSEMMNFPGVLHADEEVLKKINAAKELGKPVDGHAPGLRGEDAEKYIGTGISTDHECFTKEEALDKLQYGMKVIIREGSAAKNFEALYSLLDEYPEMIMLCSDDKHPDSLVEGHINQLCARAVAKGMNVFNVLKAACVTPVRHYKLDVGLLRVGDAADFVVVNDLKEFKAVKTFINGELVAEDGKSFIESKQSDLINNFNCDAKPIAEFEFHLNRFGMADEENIEQVYVIEAMDGQLITNKLIEPITSFKVANDIIQANTEKDLLHMVVVNRYSNAPVAKSFVKNFGLKKGAIASSVAHDSHNIIAVGVDAESLGRAVNLIISAKGGVSVVHEKEEHLLPLPVAGLMSVDDGYKVAEAYSSIDAAAKELGSTLSAPFMTLSFMGLLVIPHLKLSDMGLFDGDSFSLV, from the coding sequence ATGGCTTCACTGATTATTACAAGCAACATTGTTGATTTGTTTTCTCAAACTGTTTTTTATGGCTCCGTAACCGCTGAAAACGGCATCATCACTGCCATCAGCCAGCTTTCATCTGAAATAAAAGAAGGCGAATCTTTTATTCTGCCCGGCTTTATCGACAGCCATGTTCATATTGAAAGTTCCATGCTGGTACCTTCAGAATTTGCCAAACTTGCGGTGGTGCATGGCACCGTTGCTACCGTTAGCGATCCACATGAAATTGCGAACGTGTGTGGCATGGCCGGTGTTGAATTTATGATCGAAAACGGCAAAACAGTTCCGTTCAAATTCAACTTCGGTGCTCCCAGTTGTGTTCCTGCAACAGCATTTGAAACAGCAGGTGCGGTTTTGAATGCAGCTGATGTAAAGGCCTTGTTGCAAAAAGACGAGATCAAATACCTGAGTGAGATGATGAATTTCCCCGGAGTGTTGCATGCCGATGAGGAAGTGTTGAAAAAAATAAACGCTGCCAAAGAACTCGGCAAACCGGTTGATGGTCATGCACCTGGTTTGAGAGGTGAAGATGCAGAGAAATACATCGGGACCGGGATTTCGACCGATCACGAATGTTTCACCAAAGAAGAAGCACTGGATAAGTTGCAATATGGCATGAAGGTCATCATACGTGAAGGGAGTGCTGCGAAAAATTTTGAAGCATTGTATTCATTACTCGATGAATACCCTGAAATGATCATGCTGTGCAGCGATGATAAGCATCCCGATAGTTTAGTGGAAGGGCACATTAACCAACTCTGCGCAAGAGCTGTTGCAAAAGGCATGAATGTGTTCAATGTATTAAAAGCTGCTTGTGTAACGCCTGTTCGACATTACAAACTCGATGTGGGTTTATTGCGTGTTGGCGATGCAGCTGATTTTGTTGTTGTGAATGACCTGAAAGAATTTAAAGCGGTAAAAACATTTATCAACGGCGAACTCGTTGCAGAAGATGGCAAGTCGTTTATTGAAAGTAAGCAATCGGACCTCATCAATAATTTTAACTGCGATGCAAAACCAATTGCTGAATTTGAATTTCATCTCAACCGCTTTGGTATGGCCGATGAAGAAAATATTGAGCAGGTGTATGTAATTGAAGCAATGGATGGTCAGCTCATTACTAACAAATTAATTGAGCCCATTACTTCGTTCAAAGTTGCAAACGATATTATTCAAGCCAACACAGAAAAAGATTTGTTGCACATGGTTGTAGTGAACCGTTACAGTAATGCACCGGTTGCTAAATCATTCGTCAAAAATTTTGGCTTGAAGAAAGGTGCCATTGCTTCATCAGTTGCACACGACAGTCATAACATTATTGCAGTTGGTGTTGATGCAGAAAGTTTAGGCCGTGCAGTAAACCTTATTATTTCAGCAAAAGGTGGCGTAAGTGTGGTGCATGAAAAAGAGGAACACCTGTTGCCACTCCCGGTTGCAGGATTAATGAGTGTCGATGATGGTTATAAAGTTGCGGAAGCTTACAGCAGTATTGATGCAGCTGCAAAAGAATTGGGCTCGACACTGTCTGCACCTTTCATGACACTTTCATTTATGGGGTTGCTGGTGATACCTCATTTGAAGTTGAGCGATATGGGGCTGTTTGATGGTGACAGTTTTAGTTTGGTTTAA
- a CDS encoding VPS10 domain-containing protein, translating to MKKIVAVCSLAVYTCFAQAQINSSTFGMMEARHLGPGTMSGRITDIAGVNSDGKTLYIGTAGGGIWKSTNAGASFKPIFDRYIQSIGAIAIDQKNPKVIYVGTGESNMRNSVSIGDGMYKSTDGGDNWTKIGLDSTEHISKVIVDPANSSVIYVAAPGPLWSSSKHRGLYKSIDAGKTWETILYINENAGVADVEIDPVNPNVLYATSWEFRRLPYAFNSGGSGSGIYKSTDAGKTWKELSNGLPKKPFGRVALALAPSSPQNLWAIVENENTGLYISADAGETWKQQSATSNITQRPFYFSTLEIDPKDPKRVYRPAFSFSYSSDGGFSFADASNDGGWVHSDHHALWINPNNTNVMYVGTDGGVYFSLDRGVTWKFCNNLPVGQFYHVSVDAQEPYRVYGGLQDNGSWYAPSVAPGGVMNGDWKSVYGGDGFWTQPDPFDANIAYAEAQGGNMARINMKTNTTVTIQPQAVEGEDKLRYNWNTPIVIGAHNKKNLYAGAQYLYKSTDRGSNWTRISPDLTTNDNRKQEQEKSGGVTMDVTSAENHCTIFTIAESPLDENIIWVGTDDGNLQVTTNAGKTWTNVAANYAAAGIPKQTWVSSIEPSQYDKNKVYATFDNHSYGDHKTYIAVSNDMGKTWKKFESLEFTGFAHKIKEDILNKNLLFAGTEMGLFATVDGGNEWFRMKNNLPWYALVRDIKIQEQTNDLVLATHGRGIIIIPDISPMRTITADVAAKDVVMLNNKPITLTMGKYGGGFENAAGDWNGGIGTVIPPIQYYLKERANTIQMEIYDANGKLVQKLNPSNRKGYNKVIWNQRMLPAKTAKGGNQLEFAAFTAPQVLPGTYTIKMKVNGKDYDHAITMVHDEKNKDFTLEDRQLQHKTGMELYAMNEQLARLVDSIDAKQRLLKKHIDSTQNKKTKALLVSYNDQLETLRLTLVPPVVKGTADLKRLRTDLSNVYGAVVAQEARPSNLHLQRVSFLKTEIGRAEQSFEQLNKQFEQKAMEAIAKEVLKKPTVKKSDKN from the coding sequence ATGAAAAAAATTGTAGCAGTCTGCTCATTGGCAGTATACACATGTTTTGCGCAGGCACAAATCAATTCTTCCACATTTGGAATGATGGAAGCCCGCCACCTTGGTCCTGGCACCATGAGCGGACGCATTACTGATATCGCTGGTGTAAACAGCGATGGTAAAACTCTCTACATTGGCACTGCAGGTGGTGGCATCTGGAAAAGTACCAACGCAGGTGCATCGTTCAAACCTATTTTTGACAGGTACATTCAAAGTATCGGAGCAATTGCTATTGATCAAAAAAATCCAAAAGTGATCTACGTAGGCACAGGCGAAAGCAATATGCGCAACTCAGTTTCTATTGGTGATGGCATGTACAAATCAACAGATGGAGGTGATAACTGGACAAAGATCGGCCTCGATAGTACAGAGCATATTTCAAAAGTTATTGTTGATCCTGCGAACTCTTCTGTTATTTATGTTGCTGCACCCGGTCCACTTTGGAGCAGCAGTAAACACCGTGGATTGTATAAATCGATCGATGCAGGTAAAACATGGGAAACAATTTTATACATCAATGAAAACGCAGGCGTTGCCGATGTAGAAATTGACCCTGTTAATCCAAATGTATTGTACGCTACATCATGGGAGTTTCGCCGTTTGCCGTATGCATTTAACAGCGGTGGAAGCGGAAGCGGTATCTATAAATCAACCGATGCAGGAAAAACATGGAAAGAATTAAGTAATGGATTACCAAAGAAACCATTTGGTCGGGTAGCGTTGGCATTGGCACCATCGTCTCCACAAAATCTATGGGCTATTGTTGAAAACGAGAACACTGGATTATACATTTCTGCTGATGCTGGTGAAACATGGAAACAGCAAAGCGCTACCAGCAACATCACACAACGCCCGTTTTATTTTTCTACACTTGAAATTGACCCAAAAGATCCCAAGCGTGTTTATCGTCCTGCATTTTCTTTTTCTTATTCAAGCGATGGGGGATTTTCATTTGCTGATGCAAGTAATGATGGCGGATGGGTGCATAGCGATCATCATGCATTATGGATCAATCCCAACAACACAAATGTGATGTATGTTGGAACCGACGGTGGTGTTTATTTTAGTTTGGATAGAGGAGTAACCTGGAAATTTTGTAACAACTTACCTGTTGGTCAATTTTATCATGTAAGTGTTGATGCACAAGAACCTTATCGGGTGTATGGAGGGTTGCAGGATAATGGAAGCTGGTATGCACCAAGTGTTGCTCCGGGTGGCGTAATGAATGGAGATTGGAAATCGGTTTATGGTGGAGATGGTTTTTGGACACAGCCCGATCCGTTTGATGCAAACATTGCTTATGCTGAAGCGCAGGGTGGCAACATGGCTAGAATCAACATGAAAACGAATACAACAGTAACCATACAACCCCAAGCTGTAGAAGGAGAAGACAAGTTGCGTTACAATTGGAACACGCCCATTGTAATAGGTGCACATAATAAAAAGAATCTGTACGCCGGGGCACAATACCTCTATAAGAGTACAGATAGGGGAAGTAACTGGACACGCATTTCACCTGATCTTACAACCAATGATAATCGAAAGCAGGAACAGGAAAAAAGTGGCGGTGTAACAATGGATGTAACTAGTGCGGAAAATCATTGCACCATTTTTACCATTGCTGAGTCGCCATTAGATGAGAATATTATTTGGGTAGGAACAGATGACGGCAATCTCCAGGTTACAACCAATGCAGGAAAAACATGGACAAATGTTGCAGCGAATTATGCAGCGGCAGGTATTCCAAAACAAACATGGGTGAGTAGTATTGAACCATCGCAGTACGATAAAAACAAAGTGTATGCTACGTTTGATAATCATAGTTACGGCGATCATAAAACATACATAGCTGTGAGCAATGACATGGGTAAAACCTGGAAGAAATTTGAAAGCCTTGAGTTCACCGGTTTTGCACACAAGATCAAAGAAGATATCCTCAACAAAAATTTATTGTTCGCCGGTACAGAAATGGGACTGTTTGCAACTGTGGATGGAGGTAATGAATGGTTCAGAATGAAGAATAATCTTCCATGGTATGCTTTGGTGCGTGACATTAAAATTCAGGAACAAACAAATGATCTTGTATTGGCAACGCATGGTCGTGGCATTATTATTATTCCTGATATTTCTCCGATGCGTACCATTACGGCCGATGTTGCAGCAAAAGATGTAGTAATGCTCAACAACAAACCTATCACATTAACAATGGGCAAGTATGGAGGTGGTTTCGAAAATGCTGCAGGCGATTGGAATGGAGGTATCGGTACAGTTATTCCGCCTATTCAATATTATCTGAAAGAAAGAGCGAATACAATTCAAATGGAAATTTATGATGCCAATGGGAAGCTGGTGCAAAAACTGAATCCAAGCAACAGGAAAGGATACAATAAAGTGATATGGAACCAACGTATGCTTCCTGCTAAAACAGCAAAGGGAGGAAATCAACTGGAGTTTGCTGCATTTACGGCACCACAAGTATTACCAGGTACCTATACCATTAAAATGAAAGTGAATGGTAAAGATTATGATCATGCTATAACAATGGTACATGATGAAAAGAATAAAGACTTTACACTTGAGGATCGTCAGCTGCAACACAAAACAGGAATGGAATTATATGCCATGAATGAACAGCTGGCCCGTTTGGTTGATAGTATTGATGCCAAACAACGATTGTTGAAAAAACATATCGACTCAACTCAAAATAAAAAAACAAAAGCATTGCTTGTATCGTATAACGATCAATTGGAAACATTACGATTAACACTGGTGCCGCCGGTTGTAAAAGGAACTGCCGATCTGAAGCGTTTGCGAACTGATCTAAGTAATGTGTATGGAGCAGTTGTAGCACAGGAAGCAAGACCTAGCAACCTCCATTTGCAAAGAGTTTCATTCCTGAAAACCGAGATCGGAAGGGCAGAACAATCTTTTGAACAATTGAATAAACAGTTTGAACAAAAAGCGATGGAAGCAATAGCGAAAGAGGTATTGAAAAAGCCAACTGTCAAAAAAAGCGATAAGAATTGA
- a CDS encoding DUF5916 domain-containing protein — translation MLRSILIAFAIVLCTFGHAQTSKPASPKFTEKAPPRLLPAVRTTATIKIDGLLDDTAWKNAPLATDYVEFRPAVGVKEAEETKTLSYLLYSDDGIYFAGFCYERNRDSIARELKGRDGFGMNDYIGIIFDTYKDNLNGFEYFVTPLNEQWDAKMAPNSNGNSEDFSWNAVWKSGVVMHDNGWSFEMFIPYGAIRFGKKEVQEWGVNMTRRRQKTGQQFTWNPIDPNVNGFLTQEGFWTGITNIKPPVRLQFSPYFSVYANHYPINQPGSKNVTSQVNGGLDVKYGLNQAFTLDATLIPDFGQVQSDNQVLNLSPFEVRFNENRNFFTEGTELFSKGGLFYSRRIGGSPIHYGKAAGEVGANEKLLKNPSESKLINASKISGRTQSGLGIGILNAITKTQYATIEDINTKDQRKIVTDPLTNYNIIVLNQSLKNNSSVSLINTNVTRSGADYDANVTAALVDLNDKKNTWNVGGKFALSQLLGYDKDGKNVNGYSHNIYFGKTSGRFNFNVWQELTDTKYTHRDLGYFTNNNFLDHGAWVGYKWIEPKTWYNRIFLNMNGRMSKLFTPLQNVKETYQTGNVNFNAELQTKKLWWVGTFLGYTTKQNDFYEPRNAGFFFTRNQSFALGGWVNSNQAKKYSFSSEIFARRHVNFYDQFGVDAFLNQTFRFNSKFSISHNIGYLPRFNNMGFAAKPDNGDVVFARRKVNTIENIVNLKYSFTNMMWVTYRMRHYVSTVDNKEYFTLQHNGKLLPNSTFTGNANQNLNLFNIDMVYTWQFAPGSFLNIVWKNSIQDFTRTIESDYLKNFGNTIDADANNNLSLKVIYFLDYLDIKKWRKKK, via the coding sequence ATGCTGAGATCAATCCTTATTGCGTTTGCAATAGTCCTATGCACGTTTGGGCATGCGCAAACATCAAAACCAGCCTCACCAAAGTTTACAGAAAAAGCTCCTCCAAGGTTATTACCTGCCGTGCGTACAACAGCAACGATCAAGATCGATGGCTTACTAGATGACACCGCATGGAAAAATGCACCGCTGGCAACAGATTATGTTGAATTCAGACCGGCAGTAGGTGTTAAGGAAGCAGAAGAAACTAAAACACTCTCCTATTTACTATATTCTGATGATGGTATTTACTTTGCCGGTTTTTGTTACGAACGCAACCGTGACAGTATTGCAAGAGAGCTAAAAGGCCGTGATGGGTTTGGAATGAATGATTATATCGGCATCATCTTCGACACATATAAAGACAATCTCAATGGCTTTGAATACTTTGTGACACCTCTTAATGAACAGTGGGATGCCAAGATGGCTCCCAATAGCAACGGAAATAGTGAAGATTTCAGCTGGAATGCTGTTTGGAAAAGTGGAGTTGTGATGCATGATAATGGCTGGAGTTTTGAAATGTTTATTCCATATGGTGCTATTCGTTTTGGTAAAAAAGAAGTCCAGGAATGGGGCGTGAACATGACACGCCGTCGTCAGAAAACTGGTCAGCAGTTTACATGGAACCCTATCGACCCAAACGTCAACGGTTTTTTAACGCAGGAAGGTTTCTGGACAGGTATTACGAATATTAAACCACCGGTGCGTTTGCAATTCTCTCCCTACTTTTCAGTTTATGCGAACCACTATCCTATCAACCAACCCGGATCAAAAAATGTAACCAGCCAGGTTAATGGAGGGTTAGATGTGAAGTATGGTTTGAACCAGGCCTTTACGTTAGATGCCACATTGATCCCTGATTTCGGGCAGGTGCAAAGCGATAACCAGGTATTAAATCTTTCTCCATTTGAAGTACGGTTTAATGAGAACAGGAATTTCTTTACTGAAGGAACAGAACTCTTCAGTAAAGGCGGATTATTTTATTCAAGGCGTATTGGTGGTTCACCAATACATTATGGAAAAGCAGCTGGAGAAGTTGGTGCGAATGAAAAACTCCTAAAGAATCCATCTGAATCAAAACTTATCAATGCATCAAAAATATCAGGACGTACTCAATCAGGTTTAGGCATTGGTATTTTAAATGCCATTACCAAAACTCAATACGCAACTATTGAAGACATCAATACAAAAGATCAGCGAAAGATCGTAACGGACCCTTTAACTAACTACAATATTATTGTTCTGAACCAAAGTTTGAAGAACAACAGTAGTGTTTCATTGATCAATACCAATGTTACACGCAGTGGTGCGGATTACGATGCAAATGTTACTGCTGCTTTAGTTGATCTGAATGACAAAAAGAATACCTGGAATGTGGGCGGAAAATTTGCCTTAAGCCAATTATTAGGTTATGACAAAGACGGAAAAAACGTAAATGGTTATAGCCATAATATTTACTTTGGTAAAACAAGTGGTCGTTTCAATTTCAATGTATGGCAGGAGTTAACTGATACAAAATACACACACCGTGATCTTGGCTATTTCACCAACAACAATTTCCTGGATCATGGTGCGTGGGTTGGTTACAAATGGATCGAACCAAAAACCTGGTACAACCGCATTTTCTTAAACATGAATGGAAGAATGAGTAAGTTGTTTACGCCTTTACAAAACGTGAAAGAAACTTATCAAACGGGCAATGTTAATTTCAATGCAGAGCTACAAACAAAAAAACTATGGTGGGTAGGTACATTCCTGGGATACACTACAAAGCAAAATGATTTTTATGAGCCACGTAATGCAGGGTTTTTCTTTACACGTAACCAAAGTTTTGCATTGGGTGGCTGGGTAAACAGTAATCAGGCGAAGAAATATTCTTTCTCATCAGAAATATTTGCACGTCGTCATGTCAACTTTTACGATCAGTTTGGCGTGGATGCATTCCTTAATCAAACATTTCGATTCAATAGTAAGTTCTCCATTTCACACAACATAGGCTATCTCCCACGCTTTAACAACATGGGATTTGCAGCAAAACCAGATAACGGTGATGTGGTTTTTGCACGCCGCAAGGTGAATACCATTGAAAATATTGTGAACCTTAAGTATAGTTTTACCAACATGATGTGGGTCACCTACCGTATGCGTCATTATGTAAGTACAGTTGATAATAAGGAGTACTTTACACTACAGCATAATGGGAAATTATTACCTAACAGCACATTTACTGGTAACGCAAATCAAAACCTTAACCTCTTTAATATTGACATGGTGTACACCTGGCAGTTTGCACCCGGTAGCTTCCTAAATATTGTATGGAAAAATTCGATCCAGGATTTTACACGTACGATTGAAAGCGATTACTTGAAAAACTTTGGCAACACCATCGATGCCGATGCAAACAATAATCTTTCACTGAAAGTGATCTACTTCCTGGACTATCTCGACATAAAGAAATGGAGAAAGAAGAAATAA